cttgaggtgcttgtactacttgaggtgcttgtattacttgaggtgcttgtgcTACTTAAGGTGCTTgtattacttgaggtgcttgtgcTACTTAaggtgcttgtactacttgTGGTGCTTCTATTACTTGACGTGCGTGTTCTACTTAAGGTGCTCatactacttgaggtgcttgtattacttgaggtgcttgtattacttgaggtgcttgtactacttgaggtgcttgcaCCACTTGAAGTGCTTGTACTACTTAAGGTGCTTGTATTACTACTTAAGGTGCTTGTATTACTTGTCGTGCTTGTACTACTTAAGGTGCTCatactacttgaggtgcttgtattacttgaggtgcttgaactacttgaggtgcttgaacTACTTAAGGTGCTCatactacttgaggtgcttgtattacttgaggtgcttgtactacttaagctgcttgtactacttgaggtgcttgtactACTTAAGCTGCTTGTACTACTTGAGGCGCTTGCACTACTTGAGGCGCTtgtactacttgaggtgctGCTATTACTTGAGGCGCTTGTATTACTTGCGGCGATTGAACTACTTGAGGCGCTTGCACTACTTGAGGCGCTtgtactacttgaggtgctGCTATTACTTGAGGCGGTTGCATTACTTGCGGCGATTGAACTACTTGAGGCGCTTGTACTACTTAAGCTGCTTGTACTATTTGAGGTGCTTCTATTACTTGCGGCGTAAAATATCCTTTTTTGGTATTATGGAAGGAGTATGGCCGTGATCAATATTTTAAGAATTATAATTCACATTTTAAAGTATCTGGTATTGAAGATTGTCTGTTTTTACAAGAAATGAGGAAAAAGGCTTTAAAATAGAGAATCTTTCTAAAAACCTTAGTTTCTTTTAGTTAATATCTCTATGACCATCAGCATAGCTACTTATTCCATCGTTTTTAATGAATCTCTTATCAAAACAGCTCAATGATCCTTTATTAATCTCAAAACTGTAACTTTTTAAAACTATGCAATTCGGCAATGCTAACTGGTAATAAtacaaacaataattatctGTAGGAAGATACTATCAGGAAGTTAGTTTTTGACTGTGGGGCATGCTtcttcaataatattattattacctttttTCAGACAAAAACGTGTTATTCTTCTTATCAATATTTTAGACCTGATCAAGAACAGTTTCTTAGCTTGTTTTCATGAAATTAGTTTTGTCTTGCAACCAGACTTTGTTCAAGGTCAAAGTGGTTGAAACCTCAGTTTCACTTCAAAATGACCCATATGCTTTGCTGCCTCAGACATCCCAGGTTCTATATATATGAGTACCCCTAGTTCCTCTTATCTTGTCCCACTTAACATGCATGGGTATGGTATTAAGGTTTAAATTTCAATTGTTAAGAACTGAAACGCCGTAATAAAGATTATGTAATGCTGTCTTCCTCTTTTGGGCAAATTCCAGTTTACCTTGAATTTGTCGCTCTGTTTTTTCTACTGCTGTTAACTGCAAATAAATCGCACATTGACTGTTAActacaaaattaaacaaagtaGTAATGTTTCTGCAGCTTGTGATGATACATGTAGCAGAAAGAAATGACTCAACAGTGTCTAAAAGACAGGTCTCCTCCAGTGTCCATGGTCCTGGCTGCACCTTAAATCCTCCATTTTCCAAGAAAGTTGTTGTGCGTTTCCGTTTGAGTGATGGTGGGCTTGTTGTCATCCTTCTCCTTCTGCTTGTCATTGCACCAGTCCCACCGCAAGGTTTCCTTATTCCATAGTCATTTCCACATTTATTACATGAACATATATTGGAACAAGACCGTCCATTGGAATAGCAAGGACATCTTGTCCGTCTTTGACCAGGCTCATCCGTGCATgattttgtttcagggttctGTTTGTTAGATGCAGTGTTCTCACCACAGCGGCATGACAGTTTCTCATTGATCCTCTTATAGTTGTCACAACTGAGGCATTTGCACTTGGCCTGGCAACGTATTTTCTTTACAACACATGGACAACGGGATTTTTCTGTTGGTACACAAAATCGTTCACTTCTTGATTTTGCTTTCCGGCCACAGTGGCACACATGGCCATGAACAGACTCTTCACCTTGACTTGGTTGAGGTTCCGGTTCAACTGGATCTGCACAAAATTTTAAGTTATGGTTCAGTAATAACCTACAACCTATTTGCAGCCCAATATAATTACGGTATTGAACAGGGGCTTAAAAAACCCATAAGTCAACCATTTTCATTTAATCAAgcaaattttttgtttcatttatttcaagGAACATTAAAAGGATATGATTGATATTGTTTACGGCTAATATATATatctctcaaaaaagaaacgatcgttttcaatttacaaaacatgtttcgacatactcatgtcatcttcagttgcaaatgagcttttcaacggttgtgcatttgaatttatgttaaggtatgttgcaaaattacatgtcagaacttgcgtacaatttaaatatgaagtgtgaaatgcgcagaaaacaaaaatagcgcacgtagcaataaaataaaagacaaaagaacaacgtaattaaaagaaagagacaaatctaaatgcctcaactgctgattaaggatgggatttttccacttaatgtgcaatgcctctttgatcttaatttggaattttgaggcggcagAATCTAAGATCGTGAAACATTCTGTGTTACAAGAGTCATGACAGGCCCTAGATGACTGCAGGTGTCTGTAAACATGCGAAGACTTGTCCGACAAGAGATGCTCACGAGCACGCGTACGTAGGTGGCGAGTGgtctatatatattttttcatctccTACAGGGTTTAAGACAACTTTAATAATTCCTGAATGATGCATATAAAATAAATCAGATATAATAATTCTTCCTCACAATGAAAATATCACCAGAATGTCCCAAAATTGGTACAGTACTTTGGTACAGTAATCTGAGATTAATCAACATCATTTCCAGTCAACACCTTTATTAATTTACTAGTTTTCAGTTAAAATGCTCATTTGAAAGACCATGATCATATTCCCTTTTTTCTAAAATATATTCTCTtattccggagatatttaagtccAATTTAAATACAAAGGAATTAAAAAAGCCCCAGCAAGATCGGAGAGGGCAACAAAATGTTAAGTTTAAAGGAAATCTAGTGTAATAATAATACCGGTACCATTGATTTTCATGGAAGCCCATGATACATTTTTGACAGCAGTGAAAAGGAGGTCATTGTAGGCTGTGTCATTAACTCCAAGGTTTCCAAACATGTTATCGATAGAGGCTTTTAAACCTTAATTTAAATACGATAAGATAATTATGATCATCTTAACtattattttatattgtttAACCAGCCCCTTACCTCTTATTATGCTTTCTGTTGCATCATAATGTCCAGCACCATAATAATGATATGCAATGTAGACTGGGGAGTTTGTCAGTGGCTGGTCACAATGGAATGCAAGGAATGAAATTGTACTGCTTGAAGTTACTACCATGATGGCAATGCGCAACAGACTTGAGCATACTCTGATGACAACATCCCCAATCTCTTGATCGAAGAAGCCCCCAGATTGAAACTCAAGAGCTTTACCTACCAACTCGTCCCTTGATCCTTCGATGAAGTTTGATATGTTGCCATTGTCTGCTAATACTGCATCAACAAATAAGCGCCTTAGTGTCCATGTGTCCTGGTCTTCGCCCTTCAACAGACCCAAGTGACTGTAAGTGCCCAGATATGAGATCTGGCTCCTTGTGGGCTAGTTTGGTCACTTGTCTAACAACTGAACGGAATGCACAGTCTCCATCTCGTTGAACGGTGTCCAATTCCAAGTTAAATGAGGCCAAGTGCCTCCTGAGTGTATCGAAATGGGAGTTGATGGTTGGATCATCACTGTCCACGTTATGTTCAGAACAAAGTAATTTCGACATTTTGTCAAGGTATAGGATGTCTAAAGGATCAAACGACCGATCACTGCATCGCTTGCCAACATTCTCTACAAGCTCCTGAAGGTTTAAAGTTGCTGCAACAATGGCAACTGCAACCGACTCCTGGCAAAGGTCTTTAATGTTCTCAGCCATGACAATAACTGGATTGGCCAATAACGATGAATCAACTGGAGATCCAGATCCTTTGATCCCTCTACTATTGAACTAGCCTTGGACAGAATATTTTCAT
The sequence above is a segment of the Montipora foliosa isolate CH-2021 chromosome 2, ASM3666993v2, whole genome shotgun sequence genome. Coding sequences within it:
- the LOC137992069 gene encoding uncharacterized protein translates to MVVTSSSTISFLAFHCDQPLTNSPVYIAYHYYGAGHYDATESIIRDPVEPEPQPSQGEESVHGHVCHCGRKAKSRSERFCVPTEKSRCPCVVKKIRCQAKCKCLSCDNYKRINEKLSCRCGENTASNKQNPETKSCTDEPGQRRTRCPCYSNGRSCSNICSCNKCGNDYGIRKPCGGTGAMTSRRRRMTTSPPSLKRKRTTTFLENGGFKVQPGPWTLEETCLLDTVESFLSATCIITSCRNITTLFNFVVNSQCAIYLQLTAVEKTERQIQGKLEFAQKRKTALHNLYYGVSVLNN